CCAGGCGGAGTTACGCACGCCACGCGGGACCGGGGGCGGGGCCGCGGCCGCGGATGCCGCGGCTTCAGCCGCGGGCGGCGCGCCAGGCCTCGCGGCGGGCGGCCTGCTCAGCGGGATCGGGCACCGGCAGCGAGGCGATGAGCGTGCGGGTGTAGTCGTCCTGCGGGTCGCCGAGCACGCGCGCGGTCGGCCCGGTCTCGGCGATGGTGCCCTTGTGCAGCACGACGACGCGGTGGGCGAGCATGTCGACGACCGCGAGATCGTGCGTGATGAAGAGGGTCGCGAAGCCGAACCGCTCCTGCAGCTCGCCGAACAGCTCGAGCACGCGCGCCTGCACCGACACGTCGAGCGCGCTGGTGGGCTCGTCGGCGATGAGCAGCTTCGGATCGAGCGCGAGACCGCGGGCCAGCGAGGCCCGCTGGCGCTGCCCGCCCGACAGCTCGTGCGGGAAGCGGTCGCCGAACGCCTTCGGCAGCTGCACGGCCTCGAGCAGCTCGTCGACGCGGTCGCGGGCATCCGCGGCATCCCGAGCCCCGCCGTGCACGATCAACGGCTCGGCGACGTTCTGGGCGATCGTCAGCAGCGGGTTGAAACTCGTCGCCGGATCCTGGAACACGAACCCGAGGTCCTTGCGGTGGGGCCGGAACGTACGCTCCTTGACCCCGTTCATCTCGACGCCGAGCACCCGCAGCGAGCCGCCGGTCACCGGCGTGAGCCCGGCGATCGCGCGGCCGATCGTGGTCTTTCCCGAACCGCTCTCGCCGACCAGGCCCACGACCTCCCCGGGCGCGATCGAGAAGCTGACCCGGTCGACGGCGCGGAATCCAGCGCGACGCAGGCGCCCCGCGTACTCGATGACGAGGTCGGATGCCGCGACGACCGGCGCCGCCTCGGCGGCGCCCGCCGGCAGCTGGCGGTCGATGACCTCCAGCCGCGGCACGGCGGCGAGCAGGCGCTTCGTGTAGTCGTCGCGAGGCGCGGCGAACAGCTCCGAGGCGGGCGCGGTCTCGACGACCTCGCCGTTCAGCATGACCGCCACCCGGTCGGCGAGGTCGGCCACGACGCCCATGTTGTGCGTGATCAGCACGATCGCCGTTCCGTCTTCGTCGCGCAGGCGCCGCAGCAGGTCGAGGATCTCGGCCTGCACCGTGACATCGAGCGCCGTGGTCGGCTCGTCCGCGATGATCACGGTCGGATCGAGCGCCAGCGCCGTAGCGATGACGATGCGCTGCTTCTGCCCGCCGGAGAACTGGTGCGGGTAGTCGTCGACGCGCCGCTCGGGCTCGGGGATGCCGACACGACCGAGCATCTCGATCGCCCGCGCACGCGCCTGCTTCTTCGTGTACCTGCCGTGGGCGCGCAGGCCCTCCGCCAGCTGCCACCCCACGGTGAAGACGGGATTGAGGGCCGTCGAGGGCTCCTGGAAGATCATCGCCGCCTTCGTGCCCCGCACCCGGCGCATCGCCTCGCGGTCGAGGCCGATGACATCTGTGCCGTCGAGCACGACCGCGCCCTGGGTGAGGGCGGTCTCGGGCAGCAGGCCCAGAATGCTGCGCGCGGTGACGGTCTTGCCGCTTCCCGACTCGCCGACGATCGCCAGCACCTCGCCCGGGCGTACGTCGAGACTCACCCCTCGCACCGCGTGCACGTCGCCGCCGTCGGTGGCGAAGGTGACATCCAGGTCGCGGATGTCGACCGCCCGTGCGTCGGAAGACGTCGCCGCCATCACTCCACCTCTCCCATGAACTCGCGCGAGGCCGGCTCGCTCGCCGCGACGGCATCCGCCGGAGTCGGTGCCGTCTTCGCCGAGCCGGCCCGTCGCCGCGCGCGCAGGCGCGGGTCGGCGAGGTCGTTGAGGCTCTCGCCGATGAGGGTGATGCCCAGCACCGTCAGCACGATCGCGATGCCCGGCGGGATCGCGGTCCACCAGATGCCCGCGGCGACGTCACTGATGGACTTGTTGAGGTCGTAGCCCCATTCGGCTGCGGCCGTGGGTTGGATGCCGAAGCCGAGGAAGCCCAGCGCGGCGAGGGTCGAGATGGCCTCCGACGCGTTGAGGGTCACGATCAGCGGCAACGTGCGCGTGGAGTTGCGCAGCACGTGACGGAACATGATGCGCGGCGTCGACGCGCCGATCACCTTCGCCGACTCGACGAACGCCTCACCCTTGATGCGCACGACCTCGGCGCGGACGACGCGGAAGTACTGCGGAATGAAGACGACGGTGATGGATGCCGCCGCCGCCAGGATTCCCGGCCACAGTCCGGACTGGCCCCCGCTGATCGCGATGGCCACCACGATCGCCAGCAGCAGCGTCGGGAACGCGTAGATCGCATCGGCGACGACCACGAGCGTGCGGTCGACCCACCCGCCGAGATAGCCCGAGACCAGACCCAGCAGAATGCCGATGAACACCGACAGCGCGATCGCGACGATCACGACGTACAGCGCGGTCTGCGCACCCCAGATCACCCGGGAGAGCACGTCGTAGCCGCCGACCGTCGTGCCCAGCAGATGCGCTGCGCTGGGCGGCTGCTGCGCGCCGAAGTTGCCGTCGGGCCCGTCCAGCTGCGCGTAGCCGTAGGGGGCGATGAGCGGCGCGAAGATCGCGCAGAACACGAAGATGCCGGTCAGCACGAGGCCCGCGACGAGCATGCCGCGCTGCAGGCCGACGCTCTGGCGCAGCTGGTGGACGACCGGCATCCGGTCGATGAGGCGAGACTTCGTCATGTTCGCATCCCTCCTCAGTACCGGACCCGCGGGTCGATGAGCGCGGCGATGATGTCGACGGCGAAGTTCGTCACCGCGACGATGATGGCGATCATCGCGACGATCCCCTGCACGGCGACGAAATCGCGCGAACCCAGATACGCGGCCAGCTGGAAGCCGAGACCCTTCCACTCGAAAGTCGTCTCGGTGAGCACCGCGCCGCCGAGCATGAGCGCGATCTGCAGCCCGATGACCGTGATGATCGGGATGAGCGCGGGCTTGTACGCGTGCGTGCGCACCAGGCGTCCCTCCCGCACGCCGCGTGAGCGAGCCGCGTCGATGTAGGGCATGTTGAAGGTGCCGATGACGTTCGTGCGCACCAAGCGCAGGAAGATGCCGGCGGTGAGCAGACCCAGCGTCAGCGCGGGCAGCACCGCGTGCAGCAGCACGTCCTGCACGTAGGCGGGGTTTCCGGAGGCGATGGCATCGATGAGGTAGATGCCGGTGCCGCCGTTACGTCCGATGGCCAGCTCGGTGCGCACGCTCGCGCGCCCCGAGATGGGCAGCCAGCCGAGCCAGACCCCGAAGACGAGCTTGGCGACCAGGCCCGCGAAGAACACCGGCGTCGCGTAGAAGAGGATGGCGCTCACGCGCAGCACCGCGTCGGGCCAGCGGTCGCGCAGCGCCGCGGCGACGAGGCCGAGCGGGATGCCGACGATGAAGGCGACCACGAGCGAGTACAGCACCAGCTCGAGGGTCGCGGTGCCGTAGGTGGCGATGACCTGCACGACCGGCTGATTGTCGGTGATGGTCGTGCCGAAGTCGAAGGTGAAGATGCGGCCGAGGTACTCGATGTACTGCACGATGATCGGCCGGTCGTAGCCGGCCTCGTGGATGCGCTCGGCGAGCTGATCGGCCGGCAGCCGCCCGCCGAGAGCGGCGGTGATCGGGTCGCCGGTGAGGCGGATGAGAAAGAAGACCAGCGTCACGAGGATCAGCACGGTCGGGAAGATCAGCAGGAACCGGATGAGGATGTACCTGCCGAGCGCGGAACCGGATCCGGTCTTTCGGACCTCCAGCGCGGGAGGCGGCTCGGCGACGGAGGATGCCGCGACGGTGCTGGTCATGGATGCCTACTCTACGGATGAAGTGCGTTTCGACGCGCTGCGCTCGCTCAACGACCGGGGGTGTGATCCCCCGGTCGTTAAGCGAGGCGCGTTGCGACGAGTCGGAACGCCCGGACGCGTTACTTCGTGATCGGTGCGAAGCGCAGCTTGAACGACGCGTCGAGCGTGACGCCCTTCACGTCGGCACCGGTCACCGCGACCTGAGCGCCCTGCAGCAGCGGCACCGTCGAGAGGTCCTTGGCCACGAGGTCCTGGATCTTCTCGATGTCGGACGTGCGGGTGGCGGCATCCGTTTCGACGGCCTGCTTGAGGATC
The sequence above is a segment of the Microbacterium sp. PM5 genome. Coding sequences within it:
- a CDS encoding ABC transporter ATP-binding protein, which produces MAATSSDARAVDIRDLDVTFATDGGDVHAVRGVSLDVRPGEVLAIVGESGSGKTVTARSILGLLPETALTQGAVVLDGTDVIGLDREAMRRVRGTKAAMIFQEPSTALNPVFTVGWQLAEGLRAHGRYTKKQARARAIEMLGRVGIPEPERRVDDYPHQFSGGQKQRIVIATALALDPTVIIADEPTTALDVTVQAEILDLLRRLRDEDGTAIVLITHNMGVVADLADRVAVMLNGEVVETAPASELFAAPRDDYTKRLLAAVPRLEVIDRQLPAGAAEAAPVVAASDLVIEYAGRLRRAGFRAVDRVSFSIAPGEVVGLVGESGSGKTTIGRAIAGLTPVTGGSLRVLGVEMNGVKERTFRPHRKDLGFVFQDPATSFNPLLTIAQNVAEPLIVHGGARDAADARDRVDELLEAVQLPKAFGDRFPHELSGGQRQRASLARGLALDPKLLIADEPTSALDVSVQARVLELFGELQERFGFATLFITHDLAVVDMLAHRVVVLHKGTIAETGPTARVLGDPQDDYTRTLIASLPVPDPAEQAARREAWRAARG
- a CDS encoding ABC transporter permease, whose protein sequence is MTKSRLIDRMPVVHQLRQSVGLQRGMLVAGLVLTGIFVFCAIFAPLIAPYGYAQLDGPDGNFGAQQPPSAAHLLGTTVGGYDVLSRVIWGAQTALYVVIVAIALSVFIGILLGLVSGYLGGWVDRTLVVVADAIYAFPTLLLAIVVAIAISGGQSGLWPGILAAAASITVVFIPQYFRVVRAEVVRIKGEAFVESAKVIGASTPRIMFRHVLRNSTRTLPLIVTLNASEAISTLAALGFLGFGIQPTAAAEWGYDLNKSISDVAAGIWWTAIPPGIAIVLTVLGITLIGESLNDLADPRLRARRRAGSAKTAPTPADAVAASEPASREFMGEVE
- a CDS encoding ABC transporter permease, translating into MTSTVAASSVAEPPPALEVRKTGSGSALGRYILIRFLLIFPTVLILVTLVFFLIRLTGDPITAALGGRLPADQLAERIHEAGYDRPIIVQYIEYLGRIFTFDFGTTITDNQPVVQVIATYGTATLELVLYSLVVAFIVGIPLGLVAAALRDRWPDAVLRVSAILFYATPVFFAGLVAKLVFGVWLGWLPISGRASVRTELAIGRNGGTGIYLIDAIASGNPAYVQDVLLHAVLPALTLGLLTAGIFLRLVRTNVIGTFNMPYIDAARSRGVREGRLVRTHAYKPALIPIITVIGLQIALMLGGAVLTETTFEWKGLGFQLAAYLGSRDFVAVQGIVAMIAIIVAVTNFAVDIIAALIDPRVRY